One Senegalimassilia faecalis genomic window, TGCGTTCAGCTGATGCGCACACGACGACCTTCACCTTTTCAGGCGCGAGTTGGAACTTTAACACCGGGTATAGGGGCTGTCAAACGCCACGCACCCGGGTGTGTCTATTGCTATTGTACTGTGTTTGGGCTGGTCATACAAGGTTTTTTTGACGTGTGAGCCACGTTTTGCACACAAATTCGGAAAAAGTTGTTGCATATTATTCGCCGCCGTGGGTGGGGTTTAGGGAAGCGTGGATTCATGGGCAGCACACCGCAGCGACTTGTGCGATAACCGGGATGGAAACATAGACGAGCTGTATTATTTGCGCGCGCCCAGGATGAGCTGCTCCACCAAGCGCGCCGTGCCTTCGAGGTTTTCCACCGTGATGTACTCGTCGCGCGAATGGTAGTTCGCCATGCCCGTGGCCAGAGTGATGGCGCGCACGCCGCGCCCGGCAAGGATGTTCGCGTCCGCCCCGCCGCCCGAGGCGTGCAGGCGCGGCGTGAGGCCCGCAACGCGCGCAGCGGTAACCACACTCTGCACAAGCGAATCGTGCTCACCGTAGGAAATGGGCAGGTAATCGGTGCGCCACTGGATGTCCACGCTGCCGTGAGCTTGGGCGGCCGCCGTGCGCATGGCGTCGTCCATGGCCGCACGCTCGGCGCGGGCGCGCTCAACCGACGTGGAGCGGCACTCCCCCGACAGCCAACACGTGGCGGGCACGACGTTCGTAGCGCCGTCGCACTCGATGACGCCGACGTTTGCGGTGGTGTGGGCCGACACGCGGCCGAGCGGCATGTGGCACACGGCCTGCGCGGCCATGCGCAGCGCCGAGTTGCCGCGCTCGGGCTCCACACCCGCGTGGGCGGCCTGGCCGTGAAACGTTGCCGTGAACGTGCAGTGGCACGGCGCCGACTGGATGATGGTGCCCGGGTCGCCGTCGGCGTCTAGCACGTAGCAGGGCGCGCCGGCCGGCAACGCCGAGACGTCAAGCGCGCCGGAGCCAAGCAGGTGCAGCTCTTCGCACGTGGTCAGCACCACGCAGATCTCGGGCAGCTGCTCCCCTGTTTCCACCAGGCTGCGCACGGCCTCGAAGATGCCCGCGACGCCCGCTTTATCGTCGGCGGACAGGATAGTGTCACCAGCCGAGCGAATGACGCCGTCTTCGACCACCGGCTCAATGCCCGCGCACGGCTGCACCGTGTCCATGTGGCCGCACAGCACCAGCGCACCCGGCACGTCGCCTGCGCGGCGCGCGATGAGGTTGCCCGTGTCGGAGCCCGTCTGGGCTGCGGAATCGTCGAAGTGCACCGTGAAGCCGAGGGCTTCCAGCTCGATGCGGCACCGCGCGGCTATGGCGCTTTCGTGCCGCGACGGGCTTTCGATGCGCACAAGCTCGCAAAACAGGTTCAACAGGCGGTCGGGTTTCATGGCATCTCCGTTTCCTACAGCGAAAGCCGCGCAAGGCGGCTTTCGGTCATTGGTTTTCGTTACCTATTATATGGTGAGATCGGGCGCGGGCAGGCGCAAGGGCGCGGGCGGCCGGCAAAGATGCGTAAAGCGCATTCCGCATGGGCTATGCA contains:
- a CDS encoding M20/M25/M40 family metallo-hydrolase gives rise to the protein MKPDRLLNLFCELVRIESPSRHESAIAARCRIELEALGFTVHFDDSAAQTGSDTGNLIARRAGDVPGALVLCGHMDTVQPCAGIEPVVEDGVIRSAGDTILSADDKAGVAGIFEAVRSLVETGEQLPEICVVLTTCEELHLLGSGALDVSALPAGAPCYVLDADGDPGTIIQSAPCHCTFTATFHGQAAHAGVEPERGNSALRMAAQAVCHMPLGRVSAHTTANVGVIECDGATNVVPATCWLSGECRSTSVERARAERAAMDDAMRTAAAQAHGSVDIQWRTDYLPISYGEHDSLVQSVVTAARVAGLTPRLHASGGGADANILAGRGVRAITLATGMANYHSRDEYITVENLEGTARLVEQLILGARK